The Drosophila biarmipes strain raj3 chromosome 2L, RU_DBia_V1.1, whole genome shotgun sequence genome has a window encoding:
- the LOC108029153 gene encoding blastoderm-specific protein 25D isoform X3 gives MGTRLYYRQSGGQTADPIIEKLAARFERSLVITDEPLTSTYIESPPESSDREVSPKLIVGTKKYGRRSRPHQGIYELSVTDSDNTDEDQLQQQKQRSLNGCDELGVQVQRSSSQSDLPGSRRLRSVHTSGSKLKRCASLPARRSLQSKTHNTATGATTSPTAAAKLKQLSIQAQHSSSVESLGHHLAANSAPSSEHQRCYHGGRWSCCKDTVTPQQLETISVHSIIEAWELASIPSSRTLLHILGFDEEEEVNLLQLTKALEEELRGLEGDQEQSNMLRALAALQATELGNYRLAFRQQHEENLKLRADNKAANQRVALLAVEVDERHASLEASSKQQVQQLEQRHASMVREITLRMSNDRDHWTTMTGKLEAQLKSLEQEEIRLKTELELLRTENSELESEQQKAHVQLTELLEQNIKLNQELAQRPSSIGGTPEHSPMRPRRHSEDKEEEMLQLMEKLAALQMENAQLRDKTDELTIEIESLNVELTRSKSKGKKQEKQEKQEEQEAAATATKRRGDSPSKAHLTEESPRLGKQRKCTEGEQSDASNSGEWLALNSELQRSQSQDEELTSLRQRVADLEKELKAAKEGRSLTPESHSKELEASLEQMQRAYEDCEDYWQSKLSDERQMFEKERQIYEDEQHESDKKFTELMEKVREYEEQFSKDGRLSPIDERDMLEQQYVELEAEAAQLRSSSVQMLEEKAQEISSLQSEIEDLRQRLGESVEILTGACELTSESVAQLSAEAGKSPASSPISYLWLQSTIQEPAKSLADTRDEGTASAIELLGGSPSHKTASRNNLTTSETSIFSTTPFESSPSGPSPTSSGNTNASAANAGPAPISKPKRAQSPQQVPSEGEIADCETSSTASNKSFESNSKTSCLSHEKCSSPSALKEELKRLKFFELSLKEQIKDLSLQRDGLVMELQQLQEARPVLEKAYARTTHPTLQQRLNQLELRNRHLQNVIKQQQQYTESLMQQSWRQHQVELNDLHSRIETQGVMLADQTQRLQSADILVKDLYVENSHLTATVQRLEQQRARVNLIHQQQQQQQQRLVGGGLPGMP, from the exons ATGGGAACACGCTTGTACTACCGCCAGTCTGGCGGCCAGACCGCAGATCCAATCATTGAGAAGTTAGCCGCTCGCTTTG AGCGCTCGCTGGTGATCACGGATGAGCCCCTGACCAGCACATACATCGAGAGTCCGCCCGAGTCTTCCGACCGCGAAGTGTCGCCCAAGCTCATCGTGGGCACCAAGAAGTACGGACGCCGCTCCAGGCCGCACCAGGGCATCTACGAGCTGTCCGTCACGGACTCGGACAACACGGATGAGgaccagctgcagcagcagaagcagcgaAGTCTCAACGGCTGCGACGAGCTGGGAGTTCAG GTCCAGCGTTCCTCGTCCCAGAGCGATCTTCCTGGCAGTCGGCGCCTGCGTTCAGTTCACACCAGCGGCAGCAAGCTGAAGAGATGCGCCTCGCTGCCGGCGCGCCGGAGCCTTCAGTCCAAGACGCACAACACCGCCACGGGAGCGACCACATCGCCGACGGCGGCGGCCAAGTTGAAGCAGCTCTCCATCCAGGCGCAGCACAGCAGCAGCGTGGAGTCCCTGG GCCATCACCTGGCCGCCAACTCCGCACCGTCGTCCGAGCACCAAAGATGCTACCACGGCGGCCGTTGGTCATGTTGCAAAG ACACGGTGACGCCCCAGCAGCTGGAGACGATCTCGGTGCACAGCATCATCGAAGCCTGGGAGCTGGCCAGCATTCCCAGCAGTCGCACCCTGCTCCACATCCTCGGATtcgatgaggaggaggaggtcaATCTGCTGCAGCTGACCAAGGcgctggaggaggagctgcgTGGCCTCGAGGGCGATCAGGAGCAGTCGAATATGCTGCGTGCCCTGGCTGCCCTGCAGGCCACTGAGTTGGGTAACTACCGACTGGCCTTCCGCCAGCAGCACGAGGAGAACCTCAAGCTGAGAGCCGACAATAAGGCGGCGAACCAAAGGGTTGCCCTGCTGGCCGTGGAGGTGGATGAGCGGCACGCCTCGCTGGAGGCCAGCTCCAAGCAGCAGGTGCAGCAGCTGGAACAGCGACACGCCAGCATGGTGAGGGAAATCACCCTGCGGATGAGCAATGATCGCGACCACTGGACCACCATGACGGGAAAGCTGGAGGCGCAGCTCAAGTCCCTGGAGCAAGAGGAGATCCGTCTCAAAACGGAGCTCGAACTGCTGCGCACTGAGAACTCGGAGCTGGAGTCGGAGCAGCAGAAGGCACATGTCCAACTCACCGAGCTGCTCGAACAGAACATAAAGCTCAACCAGGAACTGGCCCAGCGGCCGAGCAGCATCGGTGGCACTCCCGAGCACAGTCCAATGCGCCCAAGGAGGCACAGCGAGGACAAGGAGGAGGAGATGCTGCAGCTGATGGAGAAGCTGGCTGCCCTCCAAATGGAGAACGCCCAGCTGCGTGACAAGACTGACGAACTGACCATCGAAATCGAGAGCTTAAATGTGGAACTGACCCGCTCGAAAAGCAAGGGGAAGAAGCAGGAAAAGCAGGAGAaacaggaggagcaggaggcggCTGCCACGGCCACCAAGCGGCGCGGCGACTCGCCGAGCAAAGCACATCTCACAGAGGAGAGTCCGCGCCTGGGAAAGCAGCGCAAGTGCACCGAGGGAGAGCAGAGTGATGCCAGCAATAGTGGTGAATGGTTGGCCCTGAACTCCGAGCTGCAAAGAAGTCAAAGCCAGGACGAGGAACTCACCAGCCTCAGGCAAAGGGTGGCTGATTTGGAAAAGGAACTGAAGGCCGCCAAGGAGGGCAGATCTCTGACTCCGGAAAGCCACTCCAAGGAACTGGAGGCCAGCCTCGAGCAAATGCAGCGCGCCTATGAGGATTGCGAGGACTACTGGCAATCGAAACTCAGCGACGAGCGGCAGATGTTCGAGAAGGAGCGCCAGATCTACGAGGATGAGCAGCACGAGAGCGACAAGAAGTTCACCGAGCTGATGGAGAAGGTGCGCGAGTACGAGGAGCAGTTCAGCAAGGACGGCCGCCTGTCGCCCATCGATGAGCGGGACATGCTGGAGCAGCAGTATGTGGAGCTGGAGGCGGAGGCAGCCCAACTGCGCTCGAGTTCCGTTCAAATGCTCGAGGAGAAGGCTCAGGAAATTAGTTCCCTGCAATCGGAGATCGAGGATCTGCGACAGAGATTGGGTGAGAGCGTGGAGATCCTCACGGGTGCCTGCGAACTCACCTCGGAATCGGTGGCCCAGCTGAGCGCCGAGGCTGGCAAGAGTCCGGCCAGCTCGCCCATCAGCTACCTCTGGCTGCAGAGCACCATCCAGGAGCCGGCGAAGTCCCTTGCCGACACCAGGGATGAAGGCACCGCCAGTGCCATCGAACTGCTGGGAGGCTCACCATCGCACAAGACAGCCAGCCG CAATAACCTCACCACTTCGGAGACCTCCATCTTCAGCACCACCCCCTTCGAGAGCTCTCCCTCGGGTCCTTCGCCCACGAGCAGTGGCAACACCAACGCCTCGGCCGCCAACGCAGGTCCAGCTCCCATCAGCAAACCCAAGCGGGCCCAGAGCCCCCAGCAGGTTCCGTCTGAGGGGGAGATAGCCGACTGTGAGACCTCGTCGACGGCGTCCAACAAGAGCTTCGAGTCCAACAGCAAAACATCTTGCCTTAGCCACGAAAAGTGCAGCAGTCCGTCGGCACTGAAGGAGGAGCTGAAGCGCCTCAAGTTCTTCGAGCTGTCCCTCAAGGAGCAGATCAAGGACCTGAGCCTGCAACGCGACGGTTTGGTAATGGAACTGCAGCAGTTGCAGGAGGCGCGACCGGTGCTCGAAAAGGCCTATGCG CGAACCACGCATCCAACGCTTCAGCAGCGGCTGAACCAATTGGAGCTGCGGAATCGCCACCTGCAGAATGTCatcaagcagcagcagcagtacaCAGAGTCCCTGATGCAGC AATCCTGGCGGCAGCATCAAGTGGAGCTCAATGACCTACACAGCCGGATCGAAACGCAGGGTGTCATGCTGGCCGATCAGACGCAGCGCCTGCAGAGTGCCGACATCCTGGTGAAGGACCTGTATGTGGAGAACTCCCATCTGACGGCCACAGTGCAGCGGCTGGAGCAGCAGCGGGCTAGGGTGAACCTGatccaccagcagcagcagcagcaacagcagcgacTTGTGGGCGGCGGACTGCCCGGCATGCCTTAG